From the Actinomadura luzonensis genome, the window CCCGCGCCCAGGTCCTTGAGCTGGCCGTGCAGCTCTCGCGGGCGGTGCCCGGCCACATCGTGGAGTTCGGCGTCTGGAAGGGCCACTCCACCCGGGTCATCAGGGACGAGCTGTGGCGGGCCCGGCTGTGGGACCGCCGGCAGCGCCGCAAGCGCATCTACGCCTGCGACTCCTTCCAGGGGCTGCCGGAGGGCTACGAGAACCTGCCGGCCGGCACCTTCGCCACGCCCGTGCCGCGGCTGAGCGGGGTGCGCGTGGTCGAGGGCTTCTTCGCCGACTCGCTGACCGCCGGGCTGGCCGCCGAGGTGGGCCGGGTCAGCCTGGCGCACCTGGACGCCGACCTGGAGTCGGCCACGGCGTGCGCGCTGGACTGGGTGACGCCGCTGCTCTCCGACGGCGCGCTGCTGCTGTTCGACGAGTTCTGCGGGGAGGACCCGGCCGAGTGCCGGGCCTTCGAGGAGTGGAGCGCGCGCACCGGCGTGCGGACGACGCTGGTGGCGTTGTTCGGCAGGGAGCCGAGCGGCAAGGGCGGCATGACCGACCGGCGGGCGCTGTTCCAGGTGATCGGCGCCCGCCGGGTCAGGAAGGCTCCGCCGCTGCTCCCGGTCCGGCTGCGGCGGCGGCTGGCGGCTCGCTGGTGAGCCAGCCGGCGTACCGGGAGGCGAGCAGGCCGGGCAGGCCGCCGGTGTGCACGAACACGATCCGGGTGCCCTTCGGGGCCTCGCGCGCGGCGGCGAACAGGCCGGCCATCGCCTTGGCGGTGTAGACCGGGTCGAGCAGCAGGGCGTCCGTCCGCGCCGCGGCGCGCAGCGCGGCGAGGGCGGCGTCGGTCGGCGCGCCGTACCCGTCGCCGGCCTGCCCGGTGTCCAGCCGGCACCGGCCGCGCGGGCGGGCAGCCCGGCGACGGCGGCGGCCTCTGCGGCCAGCTCCTGGACGGCGTCCGCCAGGCCGGGACGGGCGCCGACGTCCACGCCGAGCACCTTGCCGTGGTCGCCGAGCCCGGCGGCCAGCCCCGCCTGCGTGCCGCCGGAGCCGGCGGCGACCACCACCAGGCCGGGGTCCAGCCGGCCGGCCAGCTCGCGGCCCACGTCCACGTAGGCGGAGGCGCCGAGCGGCGAGGAGCCGCCGATCGGGATCGCGCAGGGCCGCCGGCCCCGCGCGGCCAGCTCGCGGGCGCGCTCCTCGATGGCGGCCTCCATCGCGGCGTACGGCAGCGGGCCGCCGTCCAGCCAGCGGATGGCGGCGCCGAGCACGCGGTCGAGCAGCAGGTTGCCGCTGTCGTCGCCGGGGGTGAGCAGCAGGTCGCAGCCCAGCCCGGCGATGTTGGCGGCGGCGGCCGCCATCCTGGCGTGGTTGCTCTGCGCTCCCCCGCCGGTCACCAGGTGGTCGCAGCCCCGGGCGAGGGCGTCGGCGACGATCACGGCGAGCTTGCGGGCCTTGTTGCCGCCGCCCGCGAGGCCGGTCAGGTCGTCGCGCTTGACCCACAGGTCGCCGGGCCCGAGCCCGAGACGCCGGGCCAGGCCGGGCAGCGGATGCAGCGGGGTGGCGGGCACCGGGAGGATCATCCGCCCATCGTGTCCGGGGCGCGGCGCACGGGCAAGCACCGCCGGCGGACGGCCGCGCCGTAGGGTTCAGGCATGACGAGCACGGAGCGGCACGACGCCGAGGTCCGGGAGGCTGTGGTCCGGGAGGCTGTGGTCCGGGAGAAGGTGGCCTGGGTCCTCGTCCGCGACCACCAGGTGCTGATGACCCGCTGCCACGGCCGGGAGGTGTTCTACTTCCCCGGCGGGATGCGCGAGCCCGGCGAGTCGGACGCCCAGACCCTGGTCAGGGAGATCGACGAGGAGCTGCGGACGGCGATCGACCCGGCGACCATGGTGTTGTTCGGCACCTTCGAGGTCCCGCCCGACCGGCCGGGGCGGTCGGCCTTCCGGATGATCTGCTACACCGCCGGCCACCAGGGCCCGCTGACGCCGGCCAGGGAGATCGCCGAGAAGGCCTGGCTCGGGTACGCCGACCGGCACCGGGTGTCCCCCGTGGACTCCCTCGTCTTCCAGTCCCTGTACGACGGCGGCCTGCTGCGGTGACGGGCGCCTGCCTGTCCTGAACGCAAAGTGACTGACTCGTTACGTGTCTGCGTGTATCCTGCCCGTATGGGGGGTTTGATACTGCTTTCGTGCTCACCGAGCGTGAGTACGGGAACGGGCTGAGGCGTTGCGGGAGGACACCGCACCGCCGCCGGGGCCACAACGCCTGGACAATCTGCTGGTCCAGGCGATCACCCGCACGGGCGCCCACATCGGCGCCGTGTACCTCCTGGCCGACGACGGCCGGATGTTGCTGATGGACGTCCAGCTCGGCATGCCCGCCCCGGTCGCCATGGCCTGGGCCCGGCTGCGGCTCAACGACCCCGTCCCGATCGCGGCGGCCGTCCGCGACGACTGCCTGGTCTGGATCTCCGGACGCGAGGACCTGGCGCGGCAGTTCCCGGCGTCCGCGCTGTCGCTGCCCTACCACTTCGCGGCGGCCGTCTGCCCGATCCGGGGCGGCGGCCGCACGTGGGGCGCGCTGCTGCTGCTCTGGCCCGCCGGCCGCGCCCGCACGCTGTCGCGGGCCCAGCTCGACGCCGTGGAGGCGAGCTCGTCCGCCCTCGGCGACGTGCTGCGCGAGGGGGACGCGCGGGGCACGCCGATCACGCCCGGCCCCCGGCCCCGCATCCTCAACCCGCGCCCGGCCCGCTCCACCGACCCCGACGCCCACCTCGTGGCGCTCGGCTGCCTCAACCGGCTGCCCGAGGGCTACTGCGCGCTCGACGTCGAGGGCCGTGTCGTGCTCGTCACCGAGCCCGCCGCCCACCTGCTGTCCGTGCACGCCGCCGACCTGCGCGGCAGACGCCTGGACGAGGCGCTGCCCTGGCTCGACGACCCCGTCTACGAGGACCGCTACCGGGCCGCCGTGGTCAGCAGGAGAGCCACCACCTTCACCGGCCGCAGCCCGGCGGGACGGCTGCTGACCTTCCGGCTCTTCCCCGGCCTGACCGGGATCACCGTGCGCGTCACGGACACCGGGACGGGCGGCGACCCGGCCGGCGGCGGCACCGGCGACCGGGTGCCGCAGACCCCCGGCGACCGGCCCGGCCGGGTCATCGCGCTGCACGAGATGTTGCACCTGGCCACCACCCTCGCCCGGGCCGTCACCGCGCAGGAGGTCATCGACCTGGTCGCCGACCACGTGATGCCGGTCTACGACGTGCAGGCGCTGGCCATCCTCACCACCAAGGGCGGGCGGATGCGGGTCGCGGCCTCGCGCGGGTACAGCCGGCAGGCCGTGGACGACTTCGACGGGCGGCCGGTCATCCCGCCGCTGCCGGAGCGGCAGGCCCACGACGCGGCGAAGCCGGCCTTCTTCGCCACGCCCGAGGAGCTGCGCGAGACCTACCCGGACGCCATCACCTCCGACGACATGAAGGCGTGGGCGTTCC encodes:
- a CDS encoding TylF/MycF/NovP-related O-methyltransferase codes for the protein MTENTLAGETWLRGATGEWPELRDKVTYPSRAQVLELAVQLSRAVPGHIVEFGVWKGHSTRVIRDELWRARLWDRRQRRKRIYACDSFQGLPEGYENLPAGTFATPVPRLSGVRVVEGFFADSLTAGLAAEVGRVSLAHLDADLESATACALDWVTPLLSDGALLLFDEFCGEDPAECRAFEEWSARTGVRTTLVALFGREPSGKGGMTDRRALFQVIGARRVRKAPPLLPVRLRRRLAARW
- a CDS encoding NUDIX hydrolase, which produces MTSTERHDAEVREAVVREAVVREKVAWVLVRDHQVLMTRCHGREVFYFPGGMREPGESDAQTLVREIDEELRTAIDPATMVLFGTFEVPPDRPGRSAFRMICYTAGHQGPLTPAREIAEKAWLGYADRHRVSPVDSLVFQSLYDGGLLR
- a CDS encoding SpoIIE family protein phosphatase, which produces MREDTAPPPGPQRLDNLLVQAITRTGAHIGAVYLLADDGRMLLMDVQLGMPAPVAMAWARLRLNDPVPIAAAVRDDCLVWISGREDLARQFPASALSLPYHFAAAVCPIRGGGRTWGALLLLWPAGRARTLSRAQLDAVEASSSALGDVLREGDARGTPITPGPRPRILNPRPARSTDPDAHLVALGCLNRLPEGYCALDVEGRVVLVTEPAAHLLSVHAADLRGRRLDEALPWLDDPVYEDRYRAAVVSRRATTFTGRSPAGRLLTFRLFPGLTGITVRVTDTGTGGDPAGGGTGDRVPQTPGDRPGRVIALHEMLHLATTLARAVTAQEVIDLVADHVMPVYDVQALAILTTKGGRMRVAASRGYSRQAVDDFDGRPVIPPLPERQAHDAAKPAFFATPEELRETYPDAITSDDMKAWAFLPLITSGRPFATCILAYDRPHRFSVDERATLTALAGLIAQAFERARLYDVKHQLAQCLQSSLLPRTLPEIPGLDLAARYVPATPGMDIGGDFFDLIRLSDTQAAAVIGDVQGHDVTAAALMGQVRTAIHAHATAGASPGEVLAHTNRLLVELAPDRFTSCLYASLDLERHTACLASAGHLPPLLGRPGEPTRVVETTAGLLLGIDPEAEYATLDLDLPAGAVLTLYTDGLIEQPGLDLGDAIADLAERFNPTRGGALRDLAESLIEPAALEQRTDDIAVLLLRCSGR